The following are encoded in a window of Vibrio sp. SCSIO 43136 genomic DNA:
- a CDS encoding HD-GYP domain-containing protein: MQFNPDNSIKIAISDVQLGMFVTAIEQSERVNLANAGRVSSQAGISQLHKSGVKFVWVDESLSSKKCTFKPVPVEVKVEEPQPVARKPLGDRSIRNKKAKQLITEARGLAQKILNETFNGKPIDLGPIDDWADDVIDTILVDPDAIKCVSALRSKDTYLLEHSVNVACLLVTFGKFLEFDKDTLKHLAVGGILHDIGKIKVDDKVLNKPGKLTADEFEHMKKHQVFAEEIIPTVQGLNEISKNVCLMHHEKLDGNGYPNGLKGEEIPIYGRMSCIVDIYDALTAQRCYKEGMSSAEAFKILLSLTPFHLDQELVYKFINCIGVYPVGSIVELSDGKVGIVWTTNEQQALKPEVKVFYSRRYKRFTDVSFIDLKRSELKITKAIAPSNLEVDATAFFDS; the protein is encoded by the coding sequence ATGCAGTTCAATCCAGACAATTCTATCAAAATCGCAATCTCTGATGTTCAACTCGGCATGTTTGTTACAGCTATCGAACAAAGTGAACGCGTTAACCTTGCAAACGCTGGTCGAGTGTCGTCTCAAGCAGGCATCTCTCAACTGCATAAAAGTGGGGTTAAATTTGTGTGGGTAGACGAGTCGCTTTCTTCTAAAAAATGTACGTTCAAACCCGTGCCTGTTGAAGTTAAGGTCGAAGAACCGCAACCAGTTGCGAGAAAACCTTTGGGCGATCGCTCGATTCGCAACAAAAAAGCCAAGCAACTCATCACAGAGGCCCGTGGCCTTGCTCAGAAAATCTTAAACGAGACCTTCAACGGTAAGCCGATCGACCTTGGCCCTATCGATGATTGGGCTGACGATGTTATCGACACGATATTGGTCGACCCAGATGCCATCAAATGTGTATCTGCGTTGCGCAGCAAAGATACTTACCTGCTCGAGCACTCTGTCAATGTCGCATGCTTGCTAGTAACGTTTGGTAAGTTTTTAGAGTTTGATAAAGACACGCTGAAACACCTTGCCGTAGGCGGTATCTTGCATGATATCGGCAAGATTAAAGTCGATGACAAAGTGCTGAACAAACCAGGCAAACTCACTGCCGATGAGTTTGAACACATGAAGAAACATCAAGTGTTTGCTGAAGAGATCATTCCTACCGTTCAGGGCTTGAATGAGATCAGCAAAAACGTCTGCTTGATGCACCATGAAAAACTGGATGGAAACGGTTACCCGAATGGTTTAAAGGGTGAAGAGATCCCTATTTACGGCCGTATGAGCTGTATCGTCGATATCTATGACGCCTTAACCGCTCAGCGTTGTTATAAAGAAGGCATGAGTTCAGCTGAAGCCTTTAAGATCTTACTCAGTCTGACACCTTTCCATCTCGATCAGGAACTGGTATATAAGTTTATCAACTGCATCGGTGTTTACCCTGTAGGCTCTATTGTTGAGCTCAGTGACGGCAAAGTCGGCATAGTATGGACAACCAACGAACAACAAGCACTAAAGCCAGAAGTAAAAGTGTTTTACTCGCGACGTTACAAACGCTTTACTGATGTGAGCTTCATTGACTTGAAGCGTTCTGAGCTCAAGATTACCAAGGCAATAGCCCCGAGTAACCTAGAAGTAGACGCTACTGCGTTCTTTGATTCGTAA
- a CDS encoding alpha-amylase produces MKRTLLAASVAIVASNAFAEPNITIATSTNSRDFPLSADTPLVVPLNKSEYTFTINGVEGNCVAEANQKVKFNRPLSLNCGSPTELKFKVRFNGDYAFTYDQTNQTIALKRQPKKSTNTEFKRPLPKVECEVYSGGEVTIAVGHAFADGEQVRDAYSGQQAKVENGKVVLTPAPNSGGIVLLESVAKPVEQKAEEWRNANIYFVMVDRFNNADTSNDNSYGRHKDGKDEVGTFHGGDLKGVIEKLDYIQSLGTTAIWLSPIVEQVHGFVGGGDKGSFPFYGYHGYWTRDFTKIDNNFGNDQDLKTLVEEAHKRGIKVLLDAVVNHSGYSTLADLQHDGIDVVSPASNWPKQWQDWKPNSGENWHSYHQQVDYNHQNWSQWWGPDWVRAGLPGYQAPGSSDITKALAGLPDFITESDKFVTPPKWLLDNPGTRVTHKENFTVSDYLIEWQSDWVKRFGIDGFRVDTVKHVEGDVWKRLKQEATQALAQWKKDNNAGDEPFWMMGEVWGHNAYRSPYFDDGFDALINFDMQKKMDKGAACFSQMEATYADYANTIQTEKDFNPVSYISSHDTELFFGRFKDMDMQRSAANALLLSPGAVQVYYGDEVARKPGPYADDFHQSTRSDMEWKLNQEQSALLQHWQTLGQFRSAHPAVGAGVHQQIDQDNGYAFMRSLGDDKVVIYFAGKAAK; encoded by the coding sequence ATGAAACGTACATTACTTGCAGCCAGTGTTGCTATCGTAGCAAGCAACGCATTTGCTGAACCAAATATTACTATTGCGACATCGACCAATAGTCGCGATTTTCCATTAAGCGCAGACACTCCACTTGTGGTTCCACTTAACAAGTCCGAATACACCTTTACCATCAACGGTGTTGAAGGTAACTGCGTTGCTGAGGCCAATCAGAAAGTCAAATTCAATCGCCCACTATCATTAAACTGTGGCAGCCCAACAGAGCTTAAGTTTAAAGTACGTTTTAATGGTGATTATGCCTTTACCTACGATCAAACCAATCAAACCATCGCCCTCAAGCGACAACCAAAGAAAAGTACTAACACAGAATTCAAGCGCCCACTGCCAAAAGTTGAGTGCGAAGTCTATTCGGGCGGCGAAGTCACCATCGCAGTAGGTCACGCATTTGCCGATGGCGAGCAAGTACGTGACGCATATAGTGGCCAACAAGCCAAAGTCGAAAATGGAAAAGTGGTACTTACTCCAGCACCAAACAGTGGTGGCATCGTATTACTTGAATCTGTAGCGAAGCCCGTTGAGCAGAAAGCTGAAGAGTGGCGCAATGCCAACATCTACTTTGTGATGGTTGACCGTTTTAACAATGCCGATACCAGCAACGACAATAGTTATGGTCGTCATAAAGATGGGAAAGATGAAGTTGGAACTTTCCACGGCGGTGACTTAAAAGGTGTGATTGAAAAGCTAGATTACATCCAATCGCTAGGCACCACTGCCATTTGGCTTTCACCTATCGTTGAGCAGGTACACGGCTTTGTTGGGGGCGGTGATAAAGGCTCGTTCCCATTTTACGGTTACCACGGTTATTGGACACGAGACTTTACCAAGATCGACAATAACTTTGGCAACGATCAAGACTTAAAAACGTTAGTAGAGGAAGCGCATAAACGTGGCATCAAAGTGCTACTCGATGCGGTCGTTAACCACAGTGGCTATTCTACATTGGCAGATCTGCAACACGATGGTATTGATGTTGTTTCGCCAGCCAGTAACTGGCCAAAACAATGGCAAGATTGGAAACCAAATTCCGGTGAAAACTGGCACAGCTACCACCAACAAGTGGACTACAACCACCAAAACTGGAGCCAGTGGTGGGGCCCAGATTGGGTAAGAGCAGGACTACCCGGTTATCAGGCTCCGGGCAGTTCAGATATCACCAAAGCACTGGCGGGCCTGCCTGACTTTATCACTGAATCAGACAAATTTGTAACACCTCCGAAATGGCTACTAGACAACCCAGGCACTCGCGTTACTCACAAAGAGAACTTTACCGTAAGCGATTACCTTATTGAATGGCAAAGTGATTGGGTAAAACGCTTTGGTATTGATGGTTTCCGAGTCGATACCGTTAAGCACGTTGAAGGTGACGTATGGAAACGACTGAAACAAGAAGCGACCCAAGCACTGGCACAATGGAAAAAAGACAATAATGCTGGTGATGAACCATTTTGGATGATGGGTGAAGTCTGGGGTCACAATGCTTATCGAAGCCCGTACTTCGATGACGGTTTTGATGCACTAATCAACTTTGATATGCAGAAAAAAATGGATAAAGGTGCCGCTTGTTTCTCACAAATGGAAGCAACCTATGCGGACTACGCTAACACCATACAAACCGAAAAAGATTTCAACCCAGTGAGTTACATTTCATCTCATGATACCGAACTGTTCTTTGGTCGATTCAAAGATATGGACATGCAGCGTTCTGCGGCAAATGCGTTACTACTCAGCCCAGGTGCTGTTCAGGTGTACTACGGCGATGAAGTCGCTCGTAAGCCAGGACCTTATGCCGATGATTTCCATCAAAGCACACGTTCTGATATGGAATGGAAGCTAAACCAGGAACAAAGCGCCCTACTACAACACTGGCAAACTCTTGGCCAATTCAGAAGTGCTCACCCTGCCGTAGGCGCAGGTGTACACCAACAGATAGATCAAGACAACGGCTATGCGTTTATGCGCAGTCTTGGTGACGACAAAGTCGTCATCTACTTTGCAGGTAAAGCTGCCAAATAG
- a CDS encoding cache domain-containing protein, whose protein sequence is MNQIQHLLRRLKIRNRLMFGYLLLFLLVLNAADFSLYFMVRHSMQQSVEKELSRSTHAIENQIETAAKLTVRNHLYTISQVNYQNVERAYQAFQVGEISEGEAKIRAASALVGQVIGQSGYPYVVDSKGMIRVHPKQQLLNVSLADFEFIQQQMVMKEGYIEYEWKNPDEQVMRPKALYMVYFEPWDWIISASSYRSEFNDLVNISDFEASVKDYKFGESGYTYVIDQQGNFIVHPFLSGNFYQTKDSNGYAFVQDIIKRKEGTLFYTWRNPQEPEYREKLANFSYLEEFGWYIVSSTYTDELYQPLDQFTRFNLIVLAISIAIVIPSNLLLSRSIVQPLSSIMTAIKAASQRDYSVRIEGAHQSNDELGKLGQFFNHFMDKLDGFTRELKAQIKEKEHAQLRQVELNHELETLNHTLELKVEERTQELQQSMQNLARMQDKLVESEKMASMGNLVAGVAHEINTPLGSALTIASHMDEKNRSLIKDVDEGKLRKDVLVKFLDNNHESLNVIGSSLERVSTLIGKFKLVSVDGDYGQVSEVHLRSLLDDMCAYLLNRPDNVDIVCEVDDTIVLTSYPQVLITILTELLTNSITHGFEEGVSGKIVVTAKLNEQRVIIDYQDNGQGVSDDVGSRLFEPFVTSNRIEGSSGLGMHYVYNLVTQKLGGDIRWVKEYQSGFHLMLELPSTFNER, encoded by the coding sequence ATGAATCAAATCCAACACTTGCTGCGCCGACTAAAGATCAGAAATAGACTGATGTTTGGCTATCTACTTTTGTTTCTGTTGGTCTTAAACGCTGCTGATTTCTCTCTTTACTTTATGGTTCGCCATTCGATGCAGCAAAGCGTCGAAAAAGAGCTGAGTCGCTCGACGCATGCCATAGAAAATCAAATCGAAACAGCAGCAAAACTCACTGTTAGGAACCATCTGTACACCATTTCTCAGGTGAACTATCAAAATGTTGAAAGGGCGTATCAGGCATTTCAAGTAGGTGAAATATCCGAAGGTGAAGCGAAAATAAGGGCAGCAAGCGCATTAGTAGGGCAGGTGATTGGGCAGAGCGGTTATCCATATGTTGTCGATTCTAAGGGGATGATTCGTGTCCACCCTAAACAACAGTTACTTAATGTTAGCCTCGCAGACTTTGAGTTCATTCAGCAACAGATGGTTATGAAAGAGGGGTATATTGAGTACGAATGGAAAAACCCTGATGAGCAAGTCATGCGGCCGAAAGCTTTATACATGGTCTACTTTGAGCCTTGGGACTGGATCATTTCGGCTTCTTCCTATCGCTCAGAATTCAATGATTTGGTCAATATCTCTGATTTTGAAGCCTCAGTAAAAGACTACAAATTTGGCGAGTCTGGATACACCTATGTAATAGATCAACAGGGAAACTTTATTGTTCACCCTTTTTTGTCTGGCAACTTCTATCAAACGAAAGACTCGAACGGTTATGCGTTTGTACAGGACATCATCAAACGAAAGGAAGGGACTCTTTTTTATACTTGGCGAAATCCACAAGAACCGGAATATCGAGAAAAGCTGGCAAATTTCAGCTATTTGGAAGAGTTCGGCTGGTACATCGTATCTTCCACTTACACAGATGAGCTTTACCAACCGCTGGACCAGTTTACTCGTTTTAATTTGATAGTTTTGGCTATTTCTATCGCCATTGTTATTCCTTCAAACTTGCTACTCAGTCGCTCCATCGTACAGCCGTTAAGTTCGATCATGACGGCGATTAAAGCCGCGTCACAGCGAGACTACAGCGTGAGAATAGAAGGTGCGCATCAATCTAATGATGAGCTAGGTAAACTTGGCCAATTTTTCAATCACTTCATGGATAAACTGGATGGATTTACTCGGGAACTTAAAGCGCAAATTAAGGAAAAGGAGCATGCGCAGCTTCGTCAGGTAGAGTTAAACCATGAGCTAGAAACGCTTAACCACACGTTAGAGCTTAAAGTTGAAGAACGTACTCAAGAACTACAGCAATCGATGCAAAATTTGGCTCGAATGCAAGATAAGTTGGTTGAATCTGAGAAAATGGCTTCGATGGGCAACTTAGTGGCAGGTGTGGCTCACGAGATCAATACGCCTTTAGGTAGCGCTCTGACTATTGCAAGTCACATGGACGAAAAGAACCGCTCTCTTATCAAAGATGTCGATGAGGGTAAGTTAAGAAAAGATGTTTTGGTCAAATTCCTGGATAACAATCACGAAAGTCTCAATGTGATCGGCAGCAGCTTGGAACGAGTGTCGACACTGATCGGCAAGTTTAAGTTGGTGTCGGTTGATGGAGATTACGGACAGGTAAGTGAAGTACATTTACGTTCATTGTTGGATGACATGTGTGCCTATCTACTCAATCGGCCTGACAACGTCGACATTGTGTGCGAAGTAGATGATACGATTGTCCTGACAAGCTACCCGCAGGTGTTGATTACCATATTGACTGAGCTTTTGACTAACTCCATAACCCACGGTTTTGAAGAGGGAGTTAGTGGTAAAATAGTGGTTACTGCCAAGCTCAACGAGCAACGAGTGATTATTGATTATCAAGACAATGGGCAGGGGGTAAGCGATGACGTTGGTAGTCGCCTGTTTGAGCCATTTGTCACTTCTAATCGAATTGAAGGTAGTTCTGGCTTAGGTATGCACTATGTCTACAACTTAGTGACGCAAAAGCTCGGGGGTGATATTCGCTGGGTTAAAGAGTATCAATCGGGCTTTCACTTGATGTTGGAGCTGCCTAGTACCTTCAATGAACGATAA